One window from the genome of Saimiri boliviensis isolate mSaiBol1 chromosome 2, mSaiBol1.pri, whole genome shotgun sequence encodes:
- the LOC120364023 gene encoding peptidyl-prolyl cis-trans isomerase A-like has product MVNPTMFFDIAVDGEPLGRISFELFADKVPKTAENFRALSTGEKGFGYKGSCFHRIIPGFMCQGGDFTRHNGAGGKSIYGEKFDDENFILKHTGPGILSMANAGPNTNGSQFFICTIKTEWLDGKHVVFGKVKEGMNIVEAMERFGSRNGKTSKKITIADCGQLLISLTCVLS; this is encoded by the coding sequence ATGGTCAACCCCACCATGTTCTTTGACATTGCCGTCGACGGCGAGCCCTTGGGCCGCATCTCTTTTGAGCTGTTTGCAGACAAGGttccaaagacagcagaaaactttcgtgctctgagcactggagagaaaggatttggTTATAAGGGTTcctgctttcacagaattattccaGGGTTTATGTGTCAGGGTGGTGACTTCACACGCCATAATGGCGCTGGTGGCAAGTCCATCTACGGGGAGAAATTTGATGATGAAAACTTCATCCTAAAGCATACAGGTCCCGGCATCTTGTCCATGGCAAATGCTGGACCCAACACAAACGGTTCCCAGTTTTTCATCTGCACTATCAAGACTGAGTGGTTGGATGGCAAGCACGTGGTCTTTGGCAAAGTGAAAGAAGGCATGAATATTGTGGAGGCCATGGAGCGCTTTGGGTCCAGGAATGGCAAGACCAGCAAGAAGATCACCATTGCTGACTGTGGACAACTTTTAATAAGTTTGACTTGTGTTTTATCTTAA